A single Thermosynechococcus vestitus BP-1 DNA region contains:
- a CDS encoding pseudouridine synthase translates to MTTERLQKVLAHWGVASRRHAETLIRSGQVFVNGQRAKLGDKVDPARDRIEYKGERLNPPRPPQRLYLLLHKPKGVLCTCHDPQGRTTVLDLLPPMYQRVGGLHPVGRLDADSSGALLLTNDGAFTYYLSHPRHHIPKTYRVWVQGQPPENVLQRWRQGIPLDGVMTLPATVKRLRSEGDRALLEIILHEGRNRQIRRVADQLGYPVLALQRIAIGPVHLGHLRPRAVRPLSRHELAALQPTTKTQPKSQ, encoded by the coding sequence ATGACCACTGAGCGATTACAAAAAGTCCTTGCCCATTGGGGAGTGGCCTCACGACGCCATGCGGAAACCCTCATTCGCAGCGGTCAAGTCTTTGTCAATGGTCAGCGGGCAAAGTTGGGGGACAAAGTAGATCCGGCGCGCGATCGCATTGAATACAAGGGAGAGCGCCTGAACCCACCCCGCCCACCCCAACGGCTCTATCTACTCCTCCATAAACCCAAGGGGGTCCTCTGTACCTGTCACGATCCCCAAGGTCGAACTACAGTTCTGGACCTATTGCCCCCAATGTATCAGCGCGTGGGGGGCTTGCATCCTGTGGGTCGCTTAGATGCTGACTCCAGTGGTGCCCTACTGCTGACCAATGATGGGGCCTTCACCTACTATCTCAGTCATCCCCGCCATCACATCCCCAAAACCTACCGTGTTTGGGTGCAGGGACAGCCGCCCGAAAACGTGTTGCAAAGATGGCGACAGGGCATTCCCTTGGATGGTGTGATGACCTTACCGGCAACGGTGAAGCGCCTTCGCAGTGAGGGCGATCGCGCCCTCTTGGAAATCATTCTCCACGAAGGCCGCAACCGTCAGATTCGGCGTGTGGCCGATCAGCTTGGCTATCCTGTTTTGGCCTTGCAACGGATCGCGATCGGCCCAGTTCACCTGGGGCATCTTCGCCCCAGAGCCGTTCGTCCCCTGAGCCGCCATGAATTGGCCGCCCTGCAGCCAACTACGAAGACCCAGCCTAAGAGCCAGTGA
- a CDS encoding heavy metal translocating P-type ATPase yields the protein MTTIARSRSPQPEIAERPITTETVHYQVVHWIRGRFRIRIPRLGFDAEYGARLLYAVGSLPAVTAARINPPACSLVVEYNPKLFGEALAMIQGQIFESIQVAANPDLPALSAEKATPAVEAHPINYWERLGLPALGLGLSVASLMGVPIPGYVIAAVVIAGAMPVFQRAWEAIQEEKQLTIDFLDGLAIFLHTTQGHYFAPSFMLGLIEGGEVIRDLTARRSERANLDLLDCLGKTAFVERDGVEVEVEVKDLVEGDRVVVYPGDQIPVDGLILRGTGLIDQCKLTGESVPVTRTEGMEVFASTLLVDGQLVILAERVGNNTRAGVIVGLMQSAPVHDTRIENYAAAVANQMVVPTLAIGTGVGLLSGDLNRAIALLTLDLGTGIRVSVPTTILSALTYAAQHGVLIRSGRAIEKLAQIDTIVFDKTGTLTQGHAGVTAIKAIDPRFSADDILSMAASAEQGLTHPVAEAIVRHARETHQPLFDCEDWEYRVGLGVATKVRGVDLRVGSRRMMEQENICLIDLNRRFPDLDSGQASIVYVAGDGHLIGVILYSDPIRNESPEVIRELKGAGITPHMLTGDIGRVARAVAKDLGIAPNNIYAEAFPEKKVEVVRALHDSGKVVAFCGDGINDSAALAYADVSISFAGATDIARETADVVLMEDDLRGLTLAIRIAKQAMEIVWQNTAIVAIPNIGALLSGVFFALDPILAVVINNGTAILAELNGLRPLAGPGGPLPLPAVKDTKEFLAEWEATHPDHPVQHRPPKVTGS from the coding sequence ATGACTACTATTGCCCGCAGTCGTTCCCCACAGCCTGAAATAGCTGAGCGGCCTATCACCACAGAAACTGTTCACTATCAGGTTGTGCATTGGATTAGGGGCCGCTTTCGGATTCGTATTCCGCGGTTGGGCTTTGATGCTGAGTATGGGGCACGGCTGCTCTACGCTGTTGGCAGTTTACCCGCAGTGACGGCGGCACGCATTAACCCCCCGGCTTGCTCCCTTGTGGTGGAATATAACCCCAAGCTTTTTGGTGAAGCCCTAGCAATGATTCAGGGGCAAATTTTTGAGTCAATTCAAGTAGCCGCCAATCCAGACCTTCCTGCCCTGAGTGCTGAAAAGGCCACCCCTGCCGTTGAAGCTCACCCAATTAACTATTGGGAACGCCTGGGCTTACCAGCTCTGGGTTTGGGTTTGAGTGTGGCCTCCCTGATGGGGGTACCCATTCCCGGCTATGTGATTGCTGCGGTGGTCATTGCTGGAGCCATGCCAGTGTTTCAGCGAGCCTGGGAGGCGATTCAAGAGGAGAAACAGTTAACGATTGACTTCCTCGATGGGTTGGCCATTTTCCTGCACACGACGCAAGGGCACTATTTTGCCCCCTCCTTTATGCTGGGTCTGATCGAGGGGGGGGAAGTGATCCGTGACCTCACGGCACGGAGATCGGAACGGGCGAACCTTGATTTGCTTGACTGTCTCGGCAAAACCGCCTTTGTGGAGAGGGACGGCGTTGAGGTGGAGGTGGAAGTCAAGGATCTCGTGGAGGGCGATCGCGTTGTCGTCTATCCAGGGGATCAAATTCCCGTTGATGGCCTCATTTTGCGGGGCACAGGCCTGATTGATCAGTGCAAACTCACGGGTGAGTCAGTCCCCGTAACCCGGACTGAGGGGATGGAGGTTTTTGCTTCGACGCTCCTGGTGGATGGCCAATTGGTGATCTTGGCGGAGCGGGTGGGCAACAATACGCGGGCGGGTGTCATTGTTGGCTTAATGCAGTCGGCACCAGTGCATGACACACGCATTGAAAACTATGCTGCTGCTGTCGCCAACCAAATGGTGGTTCCGACCTTGGCGATTGGCACCGGCGTGGGGTTACTTTCGGGGGATTTGAACCGGGCGATCGCCCTACTGACCCTTGACCTCGGTACGGGGATTCGGGTCTCTGTGCCGACCACGATTTTGTCAGCCCTCACCTATGCGGCCCAACATGGCGTTCTCATTCGCAGTGGGCGGGCGATTGAAAAACTGGCTCAAATTGACACGATTGTTTTTGATAAAACAGGCACCCTTACCCAAGGTCATGCTGGTGTAACGGCGATTAAAGCCATCGATCCTCGCTTCAGCGCCGATGACATCCTCAGTATGGCCGCCAGTGCTGAGCAGGGACTCACCCACCCCGTAGCCGAGGCCATTGTCCGCCATGCCCGCGAAACCCATCAGCCCCTCTTTGACTGTGAAGACTGGGAATACCGTGTTGGCCTCGGGGTGGCCACAAAAGTGCGGGGTGTAGACCTGCGGGTGGGCAGCCGCCGCATGATGGAGCAGGAAAACATTTGCCTGATTGATCTGAATAGACGCTTTCCTGACCTTGATTCAGGGCAGGCTTCGATTGTCTATGTGGCTGGGGATGGCCATTTGATTGGCGTGATTCTCTACAGCGACCCAATCCGCAACGAAAGCCCCGAAGTCATCCGTGAACTCAAGGGGGCAGGCATTACTCCCCACATGCTGACCGGTGACATTGGCCGCGTTGCCCGTGCGGTGGCCAAAGACTTAGGAATTGCTCCCAACAATATCTATGCCGAAGCCTTCCCAGAAAAGAAAGTGGAGGTGGTGCGTGCCCTCCATGACAGCGGTAAAGTGGTGGCCTTCTGTGGCGACGGTATCAATGACTCCGCAGCTCTTGCCTATGCGGATGTCTCTATTTCCTTTGCTGGGGCGACCGATATTGCCCGTGAAACTGCAGATGTGGTGCTCATGGAGGATGATTTGCGCGGGCTGACCCTTGCCATTCGCATTGCCAAGCAGGCGATGGAGATCGTCTGGCAAAATACGGCGATCGTTGCGATTCCCAATATTGGTGCGCTGCTGTCGGGGGTGTTCTTTGCCCTTGACCCGATTTTGGCAGTGGTCATTAACAATGGCACAGCCATCTTAGCGGAGTTGAATGGGTTGCGCCCCTTGGCAGGTCCCGGTGGTCCGTTGCCCTTACCTGCGGTCAAAGATACGAAGGAATTTCTTGCGGAATGGGAAGCGACCCACCCAGATCACCCGGTGCAGCATAGGCCACCAAAAGTCACTGGCTCTTAG
- the eno gene encoding phosphopyruvate hydratase: MMDTAIATIRAREILDSRGRPTVEAEVELECGIVGLAQVPSGASTGSFEAHELRDGDPKRYGGKGVLSAVENIETRILSALVDLNALDQTVIDQCLLELDGSENKSNLGANAILAVSLATAKAAAEYLGQPLYRYLGGPLANVLPVPMMNVINGGAHAANNIDFQEFMIMPIGAPSFREGLRWGAEVFAALSKVLADKGLLTGVGDEGGFAPNLDSNQAALDILLQAIETAGYRPGTDVALALDVAANEFYEDGKYVFDNTSRTASELIRYYDQLVSTYPIISIEDGLQEEDWDNWALLTETLGSRIQLVGDDLFVTNPKRLQRGIDNGVANAILIKLNQIGSLTETLQTIDLATRKGYRAVISHRSGETEDTTIADLAVATRAGQIKTGSLCRSERVAKYNRLLRIEAELGDQAVYAPKVGLGPR; the protein is encoded by the coding sequence ATGATGGATACGGCGATCGCAACCATTCGTGCCCGCGAAATTCTCGACTCGCGGGGTCGCCCCACGGTAGAAGCAGAAGTTGAACTGGAGTGTGGCATTGTCGGACTGGCTCAGGTTCCTAGTGGTGCCTCAACAGGGAGTTTTGAGGCCCATGAATTGCGGGACGGTGATCCCAAGCGCTATGGTGGCAAAGGCGTCCTCAGCGCCGTTGAAAACATTGAAACCAGGATTCTCAGTGCCCTTGTCGATCTCAACGCCCTGGATCAAACGGTGATTGACCAGTGCCTCTTGGAACTGGATGGCAGTGAGAATAAATCCAACCTCGGTGCCAATGCCATTCTGGCGGTTTCCCTTGCCACGGCTAAAGCCGCCGCTGAATATCTTGGTCAACCCCTCTACCGCTACTTGGGGGGGCCTCTGGCCAATGTCCTACCCGTGCCCATGATGAATGTGATCAATGGCGGGGCCCACGCGGCCAACAACATTGATTTTCAGGAATTCATGATCATGCCCATTGGTGCCCCTAGTTTTCGGGAGGGTTTGCGCTGGGGGGCAGAGGTTTTTGCTGCTCTGAGTAAGGTGCTGGCTGATAAGGGTTTACTGACTGGTGTGGGGGATGAAGGGGGGTTTGCGCCCAACCTAGACTCCAACCAAGCAGCTTTGGATATTTTGCTGCAGGCGATTGAAACAGCGGGTTACAGACCCGGCACTGACGTGGCCCTAGCCCTCGATGTTGCCGCCAATGAGTTTTATGAAGACGGCAAATATGTGTTTGATAATACCAGCCGTACGGCCTCTGAGTTAATCCGCTACTACGACCAATTGGTAAGCACCTATCCCATTATTTCCATTGAGGATGGGCTGCAGGAGGAGGACTGGGACAACTGGGCACTCTTGACGGAAACCCTGGGGAGTCGCATTCAACTAGTGGGGGATGATCTGTTTGTCACCAATCCCAAGCGTTTGCAACGGGGAATTGACAATGGCGTGGCCAATGCCATCTTGATTAAGCTTAACCAGATTGGTTCGTTAACTGAAACTCTGCAAACCATTGATCTGGCAACCCGCAAGGGTTACCGCGCCGTGATTAGCCACCGCTCTGGGGAAACAGAAGATACTACGATTGCGGATTTAGCTGTAGCTACCCGTGCGGGTCAAATTAAAACGGGTTCCCTGTGTCGGAGTGAACGGGTGGCCAAGTACAATCGCCTGCTGCGCATTGAAGCAGAACTGGGGGATCAGGCGGTCTATGCCCCCAAGGTGGGCTTGGGGCCGCGCTAG
- the rsmA gene encoding 16S rRNA (adenine(1518)-N(6)/adenine(1519)-N(6))-dimethyltransferase RsmA — protein MRARKRFGQHWLRSEAILAQIIAAAELHPGDRVLEIGPGRGALTRPLLVSGAEVVAVELDRDLCGQLRRQFDSERFQLIEGDILRLDLAPLGCNKVVANIPYNITGPLLGHLLGSIARPRRPAFERLILLVQKEIGDRLMASPGSKAYGALSVRVQFLATCEKVCAVPPRAFQPPPKVDSVVVCLRPHRTLPRVGSPQWLETLLKQGFATRRKMLANALKSLVEPEQVRQALLQLGRDANSRAEALSLEDWLALSEVLRQLQQN, from the coding sequence ATTCGCGCCCGCAAACGGTTTGGCCAGCATTGGCTGCGCAGTGAAGCCATTTTAGCTCAGATCATTGCAGCTGCTGAACTGCACCCGGGCGATCGCGTCCTAGAAATTGGTCCTGGTCGGGGTGCCCTCACTCGACCCCTGTTAGTTAGCGGTGCTGAAGTGGTTGCCGTTGAACTGGATCGGGATCTCTGTGGCCAGTTGCGGCGGCAGTTTGACAGTGAGCGGTTCCAGTTGATTGAGGGGGATATTCTGCGGCTGGACTTAGCCCCCTTGGGGTGTAACAAAGTAGTGGCCAATATCCCCTACAACATCACGGGACCATTGCTGGGGCATTTGCTTGGCAGTATCGCCCGACCGCGTCGCCCGGCCTTTGAGCGGTTGATTCTACTCGTGCAAAAAGAAATAGGCGATCGCCTGATGGCCTCACCCGGCAGCAAGGCCTACGGTGCCCTCTCCGTACGGGTGCAATTTCTGGCCACCTGTGAGAAGGTGTGTGCCGTGCCCCCCCGTGCCTTTCAGCCGCCGCCTAAGGTGGATTCGGTGGTGGTTTGTCTGCGGCCCCACAGGACACTGCCAAGGGTAGGATCGCCCCAATGGCTAGAAACTCTACTAAAACAAGGGTTTGCCACTCGTCGCAAGATGCTGGCCAATGCCCTTAAGTCCCTCGTGGAGCCGGAGCAGGTGCGCCAAGCACTGCTTCAATTGGGGCGAGATGCCAATAGCCGTGCTGAAGCCCTCAGCCTAGAGGATTGGCTAGCCCTCAGTGAGGTCCTACGACAACTACAGCAGAATTAG
- a CDS encoding E3 ubiquitin ligase family protein codes for MGVLGGILLVIAVLVLCGWWDYRLKVRALNLAVSSTPAQLHELQRRVAQEIGGGYLQEYVKISGQIVADRPLVSELKRLPCVHYRLCVSRVYKTTESHEDGSSETKYRHEILSSNTQTIPFRLRDGDMEIYVDPRGAEIETVQVLNEFQEDNNTTHLAFGRFQMDLSSLPKHSDTVGYRYEEWILPVNQQVFVVGTASDERGKLRIRRPHQKGQLFFISLESEENLTKKVRQYARASIIAAGVFSGLGILLILL; via the coding sequence ATGGGTGTTCTCGGTGGCATCTTGCTGGTCATCGCAGTCCTTGTGCTTTGTGGTTGGTGGGATTATCGCTTAAAGGTACGCGCCCTTAACTTGGCCGTCTCTTCAACCCCAGCACAATTACATGAGCTGCAACGGCGAGTGGCTCAAGAAATTGGTGGGGGCTACCTGCAGGAATATGTGAAGATCTCTGGTCAAATTGTGGCGGATCGGCCTTTGGTTTCAGAGTTAAAGCGACTGCCCTGCGTCCACTATCGGCTGTGTGTGAGTCGCGTATACAAAACAACAGAGAGTCACGAGGATGGCTCCTCGGAAACCAAATATCGTCACGAGATCCTCAGTAGTAATACGCAGACCATTCCCTTCCGCCTGCGCGATGGTGATATGGAAATCTACGTCGATCCCCGCGGCGCAGAAATTGAGACGGTTCAGGTTCTCAATGAATTTCAAGAGGACAACAACACTACCCACTTGGCCTTCGGTCGGTTTCAGATGGACTTGAGCAGTCTGCCCAAGCACAGCGATACAGTTGGGTATCGCTATGAAGAGTGGATTTTGCCAGTGAATCAGCAGGTGTTCGTGGTGGGCACTGCCAGTGATGAGCGGGGAAAGCTGCGCATTAGGCGTCCTCACCAGAAGGGGCAACTATTCTTTATTTCCCTTGAATCAGAAGAAAACCTCACCAAAAAAGTGAGGCAGTATGCCCGTGCCTCCATCATTGCTGCCGGCGTCTTTAGCGGCTTGGGGATCCTGCTAATTCTGCTGTAG
- the bioB gene encoding biotin synthase BioB, with protein MSTLTTDWQHLANLALADECLSRDQARAVLQAPDTELLNQLAAAYRVRYHYWGNRVRLHYLLNAQSGLCPEDCHYCSQSKISTAEIEKYPLLSQEKILAAADRAAHLKAGTFCMVISGRSPSEKVFEQVLAAIRAVKERYPLKICACLGLLTPEQTARLAAAGVDRVNHNLNTSENFYSEICTTHTFRDRDQTLANIQAAGITTCSGGILGMGESDDDVIDLALFLRQRQVTSVPVNFLIPIPGTPLGEQHTLNPRHCLRILVLFRFLLPRQEIRIAGGREVHLRSLQPLGLYAANSMFIGDYLTTPGQAPHQDWQMIADAGFVLEDPEGRAIAP; from the coding sequence ATGAGTACTTTGACGACCGACTGGCAGCACCTTGCCAATTTGGCCCTTGCCGATGAGTGCCTCAGCCGCGATCAGGCGCGAGCGGTGCTCCAAGCCCCCGATACAGAACTCCTGAATCAACTGGCGGCAGCCTATCGGGTCCGCTACCACTACTGGGGCAATCGGGTACGGCTGCACTATCTCCTGAATGCCCAAAGTGGTCTGTGTCCGGAAGACTGTCACTACTGCTCCCAGTCCAAAATTTCGACGGCTGAGATTGAAAAGTATCCCCTCCTCTCCCAGGAAAAAATCCTTGCTGCTGCTGATCGCGCTGCCCACCTCAAGGCCGGTACATTTTGCATGGTGATTTCCGGGCGATCGCCCAGTGAAAAGGTCTTTGAGCAAGTGCTCGCCGCTATTCGAGCGGTCAAGGAACGCTATCCCCTGAAAATTTGTGCCTGCTTGGGCTTACTCACCCCTGAGCAAACGGCACGGCTGGCGGCAGCGGGTGTAGATCGCGTCAATCACAACCTGAATACCTCGGAAAACTTCTACAGTGAAATTTGTACCACCCACACCTTTAGGGATCGCGACCAGACCTTAGCCAATATCCAAGCCGCTGGAATTACAACCTGCTCTGGGGGCATCTTAGGCATGGGGGAATCCGATGACGATGTGATTGATCTTGCCCTCTTCCTGCGGCAGCGTCAGGTCACCAGTGTACCAGTGAACTTTTTGATTCCCATTCCGGGGACGCCCCTTGGCGAACAGCACACCCTCAATCCGCGCCACTGTTTACGCATTCTCGTGCTGTTTCGTTTCCTCTTGCCGCGCCAAGAGATCCGCATTGCCGGTGGCCGCGAAGTGCACCTGCGATCGCTCCAACCCCTTGGCCTCTACGCCGCCAACTCTATGTTTATTGGCGACTATCTGACCACCCCCGGGCAAGCTCCCCACCAAGATTGGCAAATGATTGCCGATGCCGGCTTTGTGCTTGAAGACCCCGAAGGGCGGGCGATCGCCCCGTGA
- the pheT gene encoding phenylalanine--tRNA ligase subunit beta has protein sequence MRVSLRWLRELVAVDLDVTMLADRLTMAGFEVEDIEDRRTWAEGVVVGYILACEPHPNAQKLRVCQVDVGQGEPRTIVCGAPNAAAGLYVPVALPGAYLAKIDLKIRPAKLRGVKSEGMICSLAELGLTKESEGIHTFTDAVTVGEDVRPLLGLDDVILHLTSTANRADALSMVGIAREVAALTGAPLTLPTPRAIAPKKSGAKGPVQLAIADPQACPAYCGTLITHVQIAPSPLWLQQRLEAAGLRAINNVVDITNYILLKWGQPLHAFDWDRLQKVAAQTPVSVGVRFAKAGETLKTLDGQERRLSSENLLITAGDVPVALAGVMGGEETEVHPGTQNVFLEAALFASPVIRRSARAQGLRTEASARYERGVNPAELEAATAEAIALLKEIAQGTVSDTTLADQRPPLERTLTLRLEQVHRLLGAVVSEAEDSDEPAYLDPETVEELLSRLGFHLSRQETLEDELVVWSVTVPPYRFRDIEREVDLIEEIARLYGYDRFEETLPAQTEVGALPLELTLLREVRAAFRGAGLTELMHYSWVKGGQPNQVTVVNPLVAEFSSLRTDLITGLVQAFRYNHEQGNPPLNGFEIGRVFGQDEEGLWENDRLGGIIGGDPWQGKWVRRSQQPQPLTWYEAKGILESVFQRFGLNVEYQSDRHDERLHPGRTAVLCLQGERLGIFGQLHPQYAATLEIPAAIYVFELDLEVLLSRLEERYRQIVFQPFSTYPASDRDLAFFAPTALTVAELSRTIWKAAGGRDSFLESVELFDEYSGSGVPAGQRSLAFRLTYRASDRTLTEAEVNELHQRIRDSLVEKYAVTLRS, from the coding sequence ATGCGGGTTTCCCTTCGCTGGCTACGGGAACTGGTGGCCGTTGATCTCGATGTAACGATGTTGGCCGATCGCCTGACGATGGCGGGGTTTGAAGTCGAAGACATTGAAGATCGGCGCACATGGGCTGAAGGGGTTGTGGTGGGGTATATTCTGGCCTGTGAACCCCATCCCAATGCCCAAAAATTACGGGTCTGCCAAGTCGATGTGGGTCAAGGGGAACCCCGTACCATTGTCTGTGGGGCACCCAATGCCGCCGCCGGCTTGTATGTCCCCGTGGCCCTACCGGGGGCCTATCTGGCAAAGATTGATCTGAAAATTCGACCAGCCAAACTGCGGGGGGTAAAGTCCGAAGGCATGATCTGCTCCCTTGCTGAATTGGGGCTAACCAAAGAGTCTGAGGGCATTCATACATTCACTGATGCAGTCACCGTAGGCGAAGATGTACGTCCCCTGTTGGGCTTGGATGATGTGATTTTGCACCTCACCTCCACCGCCAACCGCGCCGATGCCCTGAGTATGGTGGGGATTGCCCGTGAAGTGGCGGCATTAACCGGTGCCCCCTTGACGCTGCCAACCCCAAGGGCGATCGCCCCCAAAAAGTCCGGCGCTAAAGGGCCTGTACAACTGGCGATCGCTGACCCTCAGGCCTGTCCTGCCTACTGTGGCACACTGATCACCCATGTCCAGATTGCCCCTTCACCCCTGTGGCTGCAGCAACGGTTAGAGGCTGCGGGTTTGCGAGCCATTAACAACGTGGTGGACATTACTAACTACATCCTGCTGAAGTGGGGGCAACCCCTCCATGCCTTTGATTGGGATCGGTTGCAAAAAGTTGCTGCCCAAACGCCGGTTAGCGTTGGTGTGCGCTTTGCCAAGGCGGGAGAAACGTTGAAAACCTTGGATGGTCAGGAGCGCCGCCTGAGTTCGGAGAATCTGCTGATTACCGCCGGCGATGTGCCCGTTGCCCTAGCAGGGGTGATGGGGGGCGAAGAGACCGAGGTGCACCCAGGGACTCAGAACGTCTTTCTTGAGGCGGCCCTCTTTGCCAGTCCAGTGATCCGGCGATCGGCTCGTGCCCAGGGATTGCGCACGGAAGCTTCAGCGCGCTATGAACGGGGGGTTAACCCAGCAGAACTCGAGGCAGCCACCGCTGAGGCGATCGCCCTCCTAAAAGAAATTGCCCAAGGAACAGTCAGCGATACCACGCTGGCGGATCAGCGTCCGCCCCTCGAACGTACCCTCACCCTGCGGCTGGAACAGGTGCATCGGCTTTTAGGGGCCGTGGTGTCTGAGGCAGAGGACAGCGATGAACCCGCCTATTTGGACCCAGAGACCGTTGAAGAGCTACTCAGCCGCCTTGGCTTTCACCTCAGCCGTCAAGAAACCCTTGAGGACGAGTTAGTGGTGTGGTCGGTAACGGTACCCCCCTACCGCTTCCGTGATATTGAGCGGGAGGTAGATCTCATTGAGGAGATTGCGCGACTCTACGGCTACGATCGCTTTGAGGAAACCTTGCCAGCCCAGACGGAGGTGGGGGCATTGCCCCTAGAACTCACCCTACTGCGGGAGGTACGGGCAGCCTTTCGTGGGGCAGGCCTGACGGAATTAATGCACTATTCCTGGGTCAAGGGGGGGCAGCCGAATCAAGTCACGGTTGTGAATCCTCTAGTCGCTGAGTTTTCTTCACTGCGGACAGATCTCATTACGGGTCTCGTGCAGGCCTTCCGCTACAACCACGAACAGGGGAATCCGCCCCTCAATGGTTTTGAAATTGGCCGTGTCTTTGGTCAAGATGAGGAGGGTCTTTGGGAAAACGATCGCCTGGGGGGCATCATCGGGGGTGATCCATGGCAGGGTAAATGGGTGCGCCGCTCGCAACAGCCTCAGCCCCTGACATGGTACGAAGCCAAGGGGATTCTTGAGAGCGTTTTTCAGCGCTTTGGTTTAAATGTGGAATATCAGAGCGATCGCCACGATGAACGGTTACATCCGGGGCGCACAGCGGTTCTCTGTTTACAGGGAGAGCGCCTCGGTATCTTTGGCCAGTTACATCCCCAGTATGCGGCCACTCTCGAGATTCCCGCGGCAATCTATGTCTTTGAACTGGATCTGGAGGTGCTCTTAAGTCGCCTGGAGGAGCGCTATCGCCAGATCGTCTTTCAGCCCTTTTCAACCTATCCCGCCAGCGATCGCGACCTTGCCTTCTTTGCACCCACGGCACTCACGGTAGCGGAACTCAGTCGCACCATTTGGAAAGCAGCGGGGGGGCGTGACTCTTTCCTAGAGAGTGTCGAACTCTTTGATGAGTACAGTGGCAGCGGTGTCCCCGCAGGGCAGCGCAGTTTGGCCTTTCGCCTCACGTACCGCGCCAGCGATCGCACCCTCACCGAAGCCGAGGTGAATGAACTCCATCAGCGCATCCGCGATAGTCTTGTGGAAAAATACGCCGTTACCCTTCGTAGTTAA
- a CDS encoding ribonuclease HII, with amino-acid sequence MEPLSLIYEQAYWQQGYSRVVGVDEVGRGCLAGPVVAAAVILPVDCVPLPEVRDSKQLTARQRSRLFAQIYHQAIAIGIGSASVAEIDQVNILQATYRAMARALGRVAPWDHALIDGKLTKTAPFERVTAIIGGDRHSYSIACASIIAKVRRDRFMARLARRYPQYGWERNVGYGTPEHRQALDQYGLTPWHRRSFLKSLLPSEAHLCNAIPAE; translated from the coding sequence ATGGAACCCCTCAGCCTGATTTATGAGCAGGCCTACTGGCAACAGGGCTATTCTCGCGTCGTCGGTGTGGATGAAGTGGGGCGGGGTTGCTTGGCAGGGCCAGTGGTGGCGGCAGCCGTGATTTTGCCTGTGGACTGTGTCCCCCTTCCAGAGGTGCGGGATTCTAAGCAGTTGACTGCCCGCCAGCGATCGCGCCTCTTTGCGCAGATTTATCACCAAGCGATCGCCATTGGCATTGGCAGTGCCAGTGTGGCGGAAATTGATCAGGTGAATATCCTGCAAGCCACCTATCGAGCGATGGCCCGTGCCCTAGGGCGGGTTGCCCCCTGGGACCATGCCCTGATTGACGGCAAACTAACAAAAACAGCGCCCTTTGAAAGGGTAACGGCCATTATCGGGGGCGATCGCCACAGCTATAGTATTGCCTGTGCCTCGATTATTGCCAAAGTACGGCGCGATCGCTTCATGGCACGCTTAGCTCGTCGTTATCCCCAGTATGGCTGGGAACGCAATGTGGGCTACGGCACCCCCGAACACCGCCAAGCCCTTGACCAGTATGGCCTTACCCCTTGGCATCGGCGATCGTTCCTGAAATCCTTGCTTCCTTCCGAGGCACACTTGTGTAATGCCATCCCAGCAGAGTAG